In one window of Mesorhizobium sp. B2-1-1 DNA:
- a CDS encoding aromatic ring-hydroxylating oxygenase subunit alpha translates to MTKCSDPVILNLWHPVGAIAETVPGGVQDTVLLEERLSFAVDMDGEPVVWRSRPDVEGVDRVPGADRLPARSAYGYVWTSLGSPPAELFPIPEYEEPDRRKLNAATFGVNVSAPRAIENFLDMGHFPYVHTDILGVEPHTEVKEYDVEISVDRDEILATRCRFFQPMASTASGGGADVDYVYRVPHPYCSVLYKSSPVDEARRDVIAIFLQPVDQEHVRAHMLLCVLDEDNEDKVIKRFQQTIFGQDKPILENQVPKRLPLDPRAETPIRADKSAIAYRRWLSQKGVTYGVIPVAA, encoded by the coding sequence ATGACAAAATGCTCGGATCCCGTGATCCTCAATCTCTGGCATCCCGTAGGGGCGATCGCCGAGACCGTTCCCGGCGGTGTCCAGGACACCGTTCTGCTCGAGGAGCGCCTCAGTTTTGCGGTCGATATGGATGGTGAGCCCGTCGTCTGGCGCTCACGTCCCGATGTAGAAGGGGTGGATCGTGTTCCAGGCGCCGACAGGCTGCCGGCAAGAAGCGCCTACGGCTATGTCTGGACTTCGCTCGGCTCGCCACCGGCCGAGCTGTTCCCGATCCCGGAATATGAAGAGCCGGACCGCCGCAAGCTCAACGCGGCCACGTTTGGCGTCAACGTCTCGGCACCGCGCGCCATCGAGAACTTTCTCGACATGGGCCACTTTCCCTATGTGCATACCGACATACTCGGCGTCGAGCCGCATACCGAAGTCAAGGAATACGACGTCGAGATATCCGTCGACCGTGACGAGATACTGGCCACGCGCTGCCGCTTCTTCCAGCCAATGGCTTCGACCGCTTCCGGTGGCGGTGCCGACGTGGACTATGTCTATCGCGTGCCGCACCCCTATTGCTCCGTGCTCTATAAATCGAGCCCGGTCGACGAGGCACGGCGCGACGTCATCGCCATCTTCCTGCAGCCGGTCGACCAGGAGCATGTGCGCGCCCACATGCTGCTTTGCGTGCTCGACGAAGACAATGAAGACAAGGTGATCAAGCGCTTCCAGCAGACGATCTTCGGCCAGGACAAGCCGATCCTGGAAAACCAGGTGCCCAAACGCCTGCCGCTCGATCCGCGCGCCGAAACGCCCATCCGGGCCGATAAGTCGGCCATCGCCTACCGGCGCTGGCTCAGCCAGAAGGGAGTGACCTACGGTGTCATTCCGGTTGCGGCCTGA
- a CDS encoding aromatic ring-hydroxylating oxygenase subunit alpha: MATRCVDRELLNDWHIVADQESLSQDTRFATCLLGVALTVHKCSNKIEVVRSDTGATLKSAERYGFIWTCLEKPSRDIIYIPEASEADRHLVGGGSIAVKVSGLRAVENFLDMGHFPFIHTGWLGEEPHTEVAPYKVEITAQDEVLATECKFYQPVASPTAKEGFVVDYIYKVIRPYTVALYKSNPIQKDRLDVITLFVQPVDEENCIAHPYLCYLKEGMEAATVRSFMQLIFAQDKPILENQVPKRLPLDPRAETPIRADAVSVSYRRWLRDRAVTYGAIPAQA; this comes from the coding sequence ATGGCAACCCGTTGCGTTGACCGCGAGCTTTTGAACGATTGGCACATCGTCGCGGATCAGGAATCGCTAAGCCAGGATACGCGGTTTGCCACATGCCTGCTTGGGGTCGCTCTCACCGTTCACAAGTGTTCAAACAAGATCGAAGTCGTTCGCAGCGATACGGGCGCCACGCTGAAAAGCGCCGAGCGTTATGGCTTCATCTGGACCTGTCTGGAAAAGCCCTCGCGCGACATCATCTATATCCCCGAGGCCAGTGAGGCAGACCGGCATCTTGTCGGCGGCGGTTCGATCGCGGTCAAGGTGTCGGGCCTCCGCGCGGTCGAGAATTTTCTCGATATGGGGCATTTCCCCTTCATTCATACCGGCTGGCTCGGCGAGGAGCCGCATACCGAGGTCGCGCCCTACAAGGTTGAGATCACAGCGCAGGACGAGGTGCTGGCGACCGAATGCAAATTCTATCAGCCGGTGGCTTCGCCGACCGCCAAGGAAGGCTTTGTCGTCGACTACATCTACAAGGTGATTCGGCCCTACACGGTGGCTCTCTACAAGAGCAACCCGATCCAGAAGGACCGGCTCGATGTCATTACCCTGTTCGTGCAGCCGGTGGACGAGGAAAACTGCATCGCGCATCCTTACCTCTGCTATCTTAAGGAAGGCATGGAGGCGGCAACGGTGCGCAGCTTCATGCAATTGATCTTCGCCCAGGACAAACCGATCCTGGAGAACCAGGTACCTAAGCGCCTGCCGCTCGATCCGCGTGCCGAGACCCCGATCCGTGCCGATGCCGTGTCGGTTTCCTACCGGCGCTGGTTGCGTGATCGGGCCGTCACCTATGGCGCGATACCGGCACAAGCCTGA
- a CDS encoding GntR family transcriptional regulator codes for MSSRSQTIADTLTRAIIDHRLVPGCKLGERELSEIFNVSRIVVRQALIRLADDGLAQIERNRGAFVAKPSMQEAMEIYDALTLVEQGVAAQLSDRLGPAGWAELRQHVERQRQAVAAGNDALADVLGQEFHTVFVRLSRNKVMQEIHAQLVRRTTLLRSLISADFDYCNLLDDHSRVVDLLEKGRLKPAMDLIDTHHRAVVRGYIMDRAVFPEMTPAEALAPYLDGKADGATVPLRRLSNASGGGDAATHLHLHIPRTDRAPTSRASTKKTNRGLPS; via the coding sequence TTGAGCAGCCGTTCCCAGACCATCGCGGATACGCTGACCCGCGCCATCATCGACCATCGCCTCGTGCCCGGCTGCAAGCTCGGCGAACGCGAACTCTCCGAAATATTCAACGTGAGCCGCATCGTGGTGCGCCAGGCCCTGATCCGGCTCGCCGATGACGGGCTGGCCCAGATCGAACGCAACCGCGGTGCCTTCGTCGCCAAGCCGAGCATGCAGGAGGCGATGGAGATCTACGACGCGTTGACGCTCGTCGAACAGGGCGTCGCAGCACAGCTCAGCGATCGCCTTGGGCCGGCCGGCTGGGCCGAACTGCGCCAGCATGTCGAGCGCCAGCGCCAAGCTGTTGCCGCCGGCAACGATGCGCTGGCCGACGTGCTGGGCCAAGAGTTCCATACCGTGTTCGTACGCCTCAGCCGCAACAAGGTCATGCAGGAAATCCACGCGCAGCTGGTGCGCCGCACGACGCTGCTGCGCTCCCTCATTTCAGCCGATTTCGACTATTGCAATCTGCTGGACGACCACTCGCGGGTCGTCGACCTGCTGGAGAAGGGCCGGCTGAAACCGGCCATGGACCTGATCGACACCCACCACCGCGCGGTGGTGCGCGGCTACATCATGGATCGCGCAGTGTTTCCAGAGATGACGCCTGCCGAAGCGCTAGCGCCCTATCTCGACGGCAAGGCCGACGGCGCGACTGTGCCGCTGCGAAGATTGTCGAATGCATCCGGCGGCGGCGACGCGGCAACGCATCTCCACCTCCATATCCCCAGAACAGACCGGGCACCGACAAGCCGGGCATCAACAAAAAAGACCAACAGAGGGCTACCATCATGA